In one window of Nitrososphaerota archaeon DNA:
- a CDS encoding flavin reductase family protein produces the protein MKVDATLMHRLFYPQVPAIFCAQHGGRVSAMPVVSYAWVSGRPPLVAVGCNPASFTFKLAVKARAFSLCLVDRRYVEAVERLATESGKGAKDKIADAGLGHRKAPTVDAPIINEAVATLECELDSKRKLGDHVLLIGLVKASYASENFSDFWDFERYRPILYTGWKKGLSTYPTH, from the coding sequence ATGAAAGTCGATGCAACCCTGATGCACAGGCTCTTCTATCCGCAGGTCCCCGCTATTTTCTGCGCGCAGCACGGCGGAAGGGTCTCAGCGATGCCCGTGGTGTCTTACGCCTGGGTTTCAGGTCGTCCGCCCCTGGTGGCTGTAGGGTGCAACCCAGCGAGCTTCACCTTCAAGCTTGCTGTCAAGGCTCGGGCATTCTCCCTTTGTCTGGTCGACCGCAGGTATGTCGAGGCGGTTGAGCGACTGGCGACCGAAAGCGGAAAGGGAGCGAAGGACAAGATCGCCGACGCCGGTCTCGGTCATCGGAAGGCACCAACCGTGGATGCCCCCATCATCAACGAGGCAGTGGCGACTCTGGAATGCGAACTCGATTCCAAGAGAAAGTTGGGGGACCACGTACTCCTCATCGGCCTCGTCAAGGCCTCCTACGCCTCTGAGAACTTCTCGGACTTCTGGGACTTCGAGCGCTATAGGCCAATTCTCTACACGGGATGGAAGAAGGGCCTCTCGACCTACCCGACACACTAG